From [Clostridium] symbiosum, a single genomic window includes:
- a CDS encoding MATE family efflux transporter — translation MTAEDKTGIKKKNDMITGHPGRSLLFFALPMILGNLFQQFYNIVDSIVVGKFVSEEALASVGASYAITNVFIAVAIGGGVGSAVIISQFLGAGRSGKMKTAVSTTLINFLVISLILGTVGLIGNDWILHLLKVPANVFKDAADYLRIYFIGLPFLFMYNVQASVFNSLGDSRTPLYLLIFSSVLNIVLDLVFVIRFGLGVKGVAYATLIAQGISAVISFGLLLRKIKKYPHERQEFHFYDGKMLHSMTRVAIPSILQQSIVNMGILLVQSVVNTFGSAVMAGYSAGTRIESLAIVPMTAVGNAMSTFTAQNMGAGNVKRVKEGYRFCYIILGCFAVILCVSIQLFGHSFVSAFLDADASSAAFETGMSYSDFISFFFIFIGLKMTTDGLLRGSGDVVAFTIANLANLSIRVFVANYFAPRYGVAFVWYAVPIGWAVNYIISFSWYLTGHWSRIRLVGRKGAEAGGSEG, via the coding sequence ATGACAGCAGAAGATAAGACAGGAATTAAGAAAAAGAATGATATGATAACAGGACATCCGGGAAGGAGCCTGTTGTTTTTTGCCCTTCCGATGATACTGGGCAATCTGTTCCAGCAGTTTTATAATATTGTGGACTCGATTGTGGTGGGAAAATTCGTCAGTGAAGAAGCGCTGGCGTCGGTCGGAGCCTCCTATGCAATCACCAACGTTTTCATCGCGGTCGCCATAGGCGGAGGCGTGGGAAGCGCGGTGATTATATCCCAGTTTCTGGGAGCTGGAAGAAGCGGGAAGATGAAAACAGCGGTTTCCACAACGCTGATTAATTTTCTCGTTATCAGCCTGATTTTAGGCACGGTAGGACTCATTGGGAACGACTGGATTCTGCATCTTCTGAAGGTACCGGCCAATGTATTCAAAGATGCCGCCGACTATCTGAGAATTTATTTTATCGGACTGCCTTTTCTTTTTATGTATAATGTGCAGGCTTCCGTATTCAATTCCCTCGGCGATTCGCGTACACCGCTGTATCTGCTGATTTTTTCATCAGTTTTGAATATCGTGCTGGATTTGGTGTTTGTGATCCGGTTCGGATTGGGCGTGAAAGGCGTGGCTTATGCGACTTTGATCGCGCAGGGCATATCGGCCGTGATTTCTTTTGGGCTTCTGCTGCGTAAAATTAAAAAATATCCTCATGAACGGCAGGAATTCCACTTTTACGACGGAAAAATGCTGCATTCCATGACCAGAGTCGCAATACCGTCGATATTGCAGCAGTCGATTGTCAATATGGGAATCCTGCTGGTCCAGTCGGTAGTTAATACATTCGGTTCGGCGGTTATGGCCGGTTACTCGGCGGGAACCAGGATAGAATCCCTGGCAATCGTCCCGATGACGGCGGTCGGAAACGCCATGTCCACGTTCACGGCCCAGAATATGGGAGCCGGCAATGTAAAGCGCGTCAAAGAAGGTTACCGCTTCTGCTATATTATACTGGGATGTTTTGCGGTGATACTGTGTGTATCCATCCAGCTTTTCGGGCACTCCTTTGTGTCCGCTTTCCTGGACGCGGATGCCAGCAGCGCGGCCTTTGAGACTGGAATGTCTTACTCGGATTTTATCTCGTTTTTCTTTATTTTTATAGGTCTCAAGATGACGACCGATGGACTTCTGCGCGGGTCGGGCGATGTGGTGGCTTTCACAATTGCCAATCTGGCCAACTTAAGCATCAGGGTGTTTGTCGCCAATTATTTTGCTCCGAGGTATGGAGTCGCATTCGTATGGTATGCCGTGCCGATCGGCTGGGCGGTTAACTATATCATTTCTTTTTCCTGGTATCTGACCGGACACTGGAGCCGGATACGGCTGGTCGGCAGGAAGGGCGCCGAAGCAGGGGGCAGCGAAGGATAG
- a CDS encoding M20 family metallopeptidase: MNDILKEAQELQHKIVEWRRILHRYPETGLVLPKTADFVTKQLTAAGIEYQTYKNHSGITAVIGKGTGKTIAIRADMDGLPIKEETGLTYASANENMHACGHDAHTAMLIATAVMLKNHEDELKGKVKLIFQPAEEGPGGAEPMVKDGVIEDVDAILALHVGSMFGAFTNGDIAVSYSNTTAADDQLLIKIQGFGGHGSVPHECIDPVAIAALIINNIQYIISREVAPAESAVITLASVEAGRGAYNIIPETAVIKGTIRNGSPVVREFVLKRIEEIAKATAQMMRGSCTVEVLDGYPALVNDRAMVESFLKSAKKLVPEEEIHIASHGMMGGEDAAFFFQEVPGCYFFLTNHAPCPADGKEYGAHHPKFCLDEDVFYRGPALFTQAAMDWLEEN, encoded by the coding sequence GTGAACGACATTTTAAAAGAAGCCCAGGAGCTGCAGCATAAAATAGTAGAGTGGAGAAGAATTCTTCACCGTTACCCGGAAACAGGATTGGTGCTTCCAAAAACAGCAGATTTTGTGACAAAGCAGTTAACGGCGGCCGGTATAGAATACCAGACATATAAGAACCACTCGGGAATCACGGCGGTGATTGGCAAGGGTACGGGGAAAACCATTGCGATCAGAGCCGATATGGACGGTCTGCCAATCAAGGAAGAGACGGGACTGACATATGCTTCCGCGAATGAAAATATGCATGCCTGCGGCCATGACGCCCATACGGCGATGCTCATTGCAACGGCAGTGATGCTTAAGAATCATGAGGATGAACTGAAGGGGAAAGTCAAACTCATATTCCAGCCGGCCGAGGAGGGTCCGGGAGGAGCCGAGCCAATGGTAAAGGACGGAGTGATTGAGGACGTGGACGCAATTCTGGCGCTGCATGTCGGCTCCATGTTCGGGGCCTTTACAAACGGCGATATAGCAGTAAGCTACTCCAATACTACGGCGGCGGACGATCAGCTTTTGATCAAGATACAGGGCTTTGGAGGCCATGGTTCCGTACCTCATGAGTGTATCGACCCAGTAGCAATTGCCGCACTCATTATAAACAACATTCAGTATATTATCAGCCGTGAAGTGGCGCCGGCCGAATCTGCGGTAATTACTCTTGCCAGCGTCGAAGCGGGCAGAGGCGCCTATAATATTATCCCGGAAACGGCAGTGATCAAGGGGACGATCCGCAACGGTTCACCGGTGGTAAGAGAATTTGTACTGAAAAGAATCGAAGAGATAGCCAAAGCAACTGCCCAAATGATGAGGGGAAGCTGCACGGTTGAGGTGCTGGACGGATACCCGGCTCTGGTGAACGACCGGGCAATGGTGGAGAGCTTCTTAAAGTCGGCTAAAAAGCTTGTTCCAGAAGAGGAAATCCACATCGCAAGTCATGGAATGATGGGAGGGGAGGATGCGGCATTTTTCTTCCAGGAAGTGCCCGGCTGTTACTTTTTCCTGACAAACCACGCTCCATGTCCAGCTGACGGCAAGGAGTACGGGGCTCACCATCCAAAATTCTGTCTGGATGAGGATGTATTCTACAGGGGACCGGCATTATTTACACAGGCAGCAATGGACTGGCTCGAAGAAAACTAG
- a CDS encoding TIGR00366 family protein, translated as MAENEKKKRFQLPHIYLLLLIIIFACAIATWILPAGEFEHTINDAGIEVVVPGTFHIVESTPVGPFAALKSLYGGMLNGAGVIFFVFISYASIGLIIQTGAFNGLVAFLLRVLKGNMRAVIIPIFITVIGAASSTIGIFEETLPFIPIFVGIAIAMGYDALVGTAIVALGAGLGYSGAFMNPFTVGMAQSIAGLPQMSGTGYRIFCHAMMIAVASIYVIRYALKIQKDPTQSLVYGDDFSHMTMDTSDLENHPFGIREKLVLFTLVAGIAVIVWGSKTQGWYFEELNVIFLLMGVISAIIMGWKPNDIADRIAHGFTDIAMACLMIGLARSILVVLQSGHIIDTVVYGASIPLSYLPSWLSSIAMLLVQTVLNFLIPSGSGQAVTSMPIMAPLSDLIGVSRQTAVLAFQFGDGISNILWPTGFAPILCGIAGLKLDKWWKWFVPLFLLILLTQAVLMALSVVVWA; from the coding sequence ATGGCTGAAAATGAAAAGAAGAAAAGATTCCAATTACCACACATTTATCTATTATTACTTATCATTATTTTTGCCTGTGCAATTGCAACCTGGATTTTGCCGGCAGGTGAATTCGAACATACGATTAATGATGCCGGAATCGAAGTAGTAGTTCCCGGAACATTCCATATTGTTGAGTCTACACCGGTAGGGCCTTTTGCTGCTTTAAAATCGCTCTACGGCGGCATGCTGAACGGCGCGGGCGTTATCTTCTTCGTATTTATTTCCTATGCATCAATCGGACTTATTATTCAGACCGGTGCTTTTAACGGTCTTGTCGCATTCCTTCTGAGGGTTCTCAAGGGAAATATGAGAGCGGTTATTATACCAATCTTCATTACAGTGATTGGTGCGGCCTCCTCAACGATTGGTATATTTGAGGAGACGCTGCCCTTTATCCCTATTTTTGTCGGCATCGCGATAGCGATGGGGTACGACGCCCTGGTGGGAACCGCCATCGTAGCACTTGGAGCCGGGCTTGGTTACAGCGGGGCATTTATGAACCCATTTACCGTTGGTATGGCACAGAGTATTGCGGGACTTCCCCAGATGTCGGGAACCGGATACAGAATTTTCTGCCACGCCATGATGATCGCGGTGGCTTCCATATACGTTATACGATATGCATTAAAGATACAGAAGGATCCGACTCAGAGCCTCGTTTATGGAGACGATTTCAGCCATATGACTATGGACACTTCGGATCTTGAAAACCATCCTTTCGGTATCCGTGAGAAGCTGGTACTTTTCACACTGGTAGCCGGTATCGCAGTCATTGTCTGGGGGTCTAAGACACAGGGATGGTATTTTGAGGAGTTAAACGTTATTTTCCTTCTCATGGGTGTTATCAGCGCGATTATTATGGGCTGGAAACCAAACGATATTGCCGACAGGATTGCCCATGGATTTACAGATATCGCCATGGCATGTCTTATGATTGGACTTGCACGCTCAATTCTTGTTGTGCTGCAGTCGGGCCACATTATTGACACAGTGGTATATGGCGCATCGATTCCGCTGTCCTATCTGCCGAGCTGGCTGTCATCGATTGCCATGCTGCTTGTGCAGACGGTACTGAATTTCCTGATTCCGTCGGGTTCAGGCCAGGCCGTAACCAGTATGCCTATCATGGCTCCGCTCTCGGATCTGATCGGCGTTTCACGCCAGACGGCGGTTCTTGCATTCCAGTTCGGCGATGGTATTTCCAATATCCTCTGGCCGACCGGTTTTGCTCCAATCCTCTGCGGTATTGCAGGCCTTAAGCTCGATAAATGGTGGAAATGGTTTGTTCCGCTGTTCCTGCTAATCCTGCTCACTCAGGCGGTTCTGATGGCGCTTTCAGTAGTAGTTTGGGCATAA
- a CDS encoding urocanate hydratase, with amino-acid sequence MSMNGGNMYAPKEGKPEIYYSVKAQRGGELRCKGWKQETILRMLENNMENAEIPEQLVIYGGNGKCARNWESYHAIVQSLKDLEDNETLVIQSGMPVAVFKTHKLAPRVVMATTNIMKADWERFYDLQDKNLTIFAQYTAAPWEYIGTQGVIEGTFETLTAIALKKEWDNDMHGKIFLTAGAGGMGGNQTWAGKMHGAVVILVDADERVIKRRIEKNYMDMMVRSLDEAIAIAKEHIEKDDPISIGVVGNAADVYEEALAKNFLPDVVTEMCPCHDPISYIPSGYTGEEADVFRGKDRKAYLAAARETMQRQLRAMIEFKKRGVEAFEYGTSIRKECIDAGMPEKEAKQIEGFVAAYIRPLFCEGRGPFRWTCISGEASDLARLDDLALEICKGDKLVERWINLARKHLPIEALPARICYMGFGERRRFGLAVNELIKKGEVKGPVAFSRDNLDSGSIVNPTFESENMPDGGDYISDWPYLNGLLNCAAGCDLIAIQANYSMGEAVHTGVTMIADGTEEADVRLDAALTVDSGIGVVRHAQSGYQAAKDVCNGIGKIAGGESIKIPLWWEPADKVTFAPEGEYIR; translated from the coding sequence ATGTCAATGAACGGTGGAAACATGTATGCACCAAAGGAAGGAAAACCGGAAATCTACTATTCCGTAAAAGCTCAGAGAGGTGGCGAATTAAGATGTAAAGGCTGGAAACAGGAAACCATCTTAAGAATGCTTGAGAACAATATGGAGAACGCAGAGATTCCAGAGCAGTTAGTTATTTACGGCGGCAACGGAAAATGTGCAAGAAACTGGGAATCCTACCATGCAATCGTTCAGTCTTTAAAAGACCTTGAAGACAATGAGACACTGGTTATCCAGTCCGGTATGCCGGTTGCAGTATTCAAAACACACAAATTAGCTCCACGTGTTGTTATGGCTACTACTAATATTATGAAAGCTGACTGGGAGCGTTTCTACGACCTCCAGGATAAGAACCTTACAATCTTCGCACAGTACACAGCTGCTCCTTGGGAGTACATTGGTACACAGGGCGTTATCGAAGGAACATTTGAGACTCTGACAGCTATCGCTCTTAAAAAAGAGTGGGATAATGACATGCACGGCAAGATTTTCTTAACAGCTGGTGCAGGCGGCATGGGTGGAAACCAGACATGGGCTGGCAAGATGCATGGCGCAGTAGTTATCCTTGTTGATGCTGACGAGAGAGTTATCAAGAGACGTATCGAGAAGAACTACATGGATATGATGGTTCGTTCTTTAGACGAAGCTATCGCTATCGCTAAAGAGCATATAGAGAAAGATGACCCGATCTCCATCGGTGTTGTTGGAAACGCTGCAGACGTTTACGAAGAGGCTCTTGCTAAGAACTTCCTTCCTGACGTAGTTACAGAAATGTGTCCTTGCCACGACCCGATTTCCTATATCCCATCAGGATACACAGGAGAAGAGGCTGACGTATTCAGAGGAAAAGACAGAAAAGCTTATCTTGCAGCAGCACGTGAGACAATGCAGCGTCAGTTACGCGCTATGATCGAGTTCAAAAAACGCGGCGTTGAAGCATTTGAGTACGGCACAAGCATTCGTAAAGAGTGTATCGATGCAGGTATGCCTGAGAAAGAAGCAAAACAGATTGAAGGTTTCGTAGCAGCATACATCAGACCACTGTTCTGCGAAGGCCGTGGACCTTTCCGTTGGACCTGTATCTCCGGTGAGGCATCTGACCTTGCTCGTCTGGATGACCTGGCACTTGAAATCTGCAAGGGTGACAAACTCGTTGAGAGATGGATCAACCTGGCCAGAAAACACCTTCCGATCGAGGCTCTTCCGGCACGTATCTGCTACATGGGCTTTGGCGAAAGAAGACGTTTCGGTCTTGCTGTTAACGAATTAATCAAGAAGGGCGAGGTAAAGGGCCCGGTAGCATTCTCCAGAGATAACTTAGACTCCGGTTCTATCGTTAACCCGACATTCGAGTCCGAGAACATGCCAGATGGCGGAGACTACATCTCTGACTGGCCATACTTAAATGGTTTATTAAACTGTGCAGCCGGCTGCGACCTGATCGCTATCCAGGCTAACTACTCCATGGGTGAGGCTGTACATACAGGTGTTACCATGATCGCTGATGGTACAGAAGAAGCTGATGTAAGACTTGACGCAGCTCTGACAGTTGACTCCGGTATCGGTGTTGTACGTCACGCTCAGTCCGGATACCAGGCTGCAAAAGATGTCTGCAACGGAATCGGCAAGATTGCAGGCGGCGAAAGCATCAAGATTCCGCTTTGGTGGGAGCCGGCCGATAAGGTTACATTTGCTCCAGAAGGCGAATATATCAGATAA
- the hutI gene encoding imidazolonepropionase: MDNSKKVLLIRNARQLLTMEGDRNNDIGLIEGGSVLIRDGLIEAAGKAAEIDKLAEKLKSEGTDVETIDASRKVVLPGFIDCHTHVTFGGSRVAAYSISVTDDNPETLVKKGIPTGIYASVNMTVNLPKEELKAQTKRRLENMFMNGTTTLEGKSGYGLTMESEIRMLEVNRELNAELPLDIFSTFLGAHGWTEGMKKEDYIDLLCKEMIPRVAEEKLAGCNDIWCDEGHYTAKECETVLVAGRDYGLAPRIHTDAYSYIGGSDLAADMHMLSADHLNYTPVSVFQKLKDADVTGVLLVGTDFAVNHAKQVNPRPMLEIGMDLGLATNCCPGCWCESMIFILVLACRQHGFTPEEALRAATKGAAKAMGLKDRGSLTPGKMADLLILDTDTYEDLIYKYGRNPIETIIKKGKVAAQGGILCI, translated from the coding sequence ATGGATAACAGTAAAAAAGTTCTCCTGATCCGAAACGCCAGGCAGCTTCTGACCATGGAAGGCGATCGTAATAACGATATTGGCCTGATCGAAGGCGGCAGCGTCCTGATCCGTGACGGTCTGATCGAGGCCGCCGGCAAAGCGGCGGAGATTGACAAATTGGCTGAAAAACTGAAATCCGAAGGCACCGATGTGGAAACCATCGACGCTTCCAGGAAGGTCGTACTGCCAGGCTTTATCGACTGCCATACCCACGTGACATTCGGCGGTTCCAGAGTAGCCGCTTATTCCATTTCCGTTACGGATGACAATCCGGAAACTCTGGTTAAAAAAGGAATCCCGACCGGTATCTATGCCTCCGTCAACATGACGGTGAACCTTCCGAAAGAAGAATTAAAGGCACAGACGAAACGCCGTCTGGAAAATATGTTCATGAACGGAACCACTACTCTTGAAGGAAAGAGCGGATACGGCCTGACAATGGAATCCGAAATCCGCATGCTGGAGGTAAACCGTGAGTTAAACGCAGAACTGCCTCTGGATATCTTCTCCACCTTCCTTGGAGCCCATGGCTGGACGGAAGGAATGAAAAAAGAGGATTACATAGATCTTCTCTGCAAAGAGATGATTCCGCGCGTGGCCGAAGAGAAACTGGCCGGCTGCAACGACATCTGGTGTGACGAAGGACATTATACGGCAAAGGAATGTGAAACTGTGCTGGTCGCTGGCCGCGACTATGGACTGGCTCCACGAATTCACACCGACGCCTACTCTTATATAGGCGGTTCCGATCTGGCTGCCGATATGCATATGCTGTCAGCCGATCATCTGAACTACACACCGGTGAGCGTATTCCAGAAGCTGAAGGATGCCGATGTTACCGGAGTTTTACTGGTAGGCACCGATTTTGCCGTAAACCATGCAAAACAGGTTAACCCGCGCCCAATGTTAGAAATTGGAATGGATCTGGGCCTTGCTACCAACTGCTGTCCCGGATGCTGGTGCGAATCCATGATCTTTATTCTTGTGCTTGCCTGCAGGCAGCATGGATTTACTCCGGAAGAAGCGCTGCGCGCCGCAACAAAAGGCGCCGCCAAGGCAATGGGCTTAAAAGACAGAGGTTCTCTTACCCCTGGTAAGATGGCGGATCTCTTAATTCTCGACACAGACACCTACGAAGATTTAATTTACAAATATGGCCGCAATCCGATCGAAACGATCATCAAAAAAGGCAAAGTAGCGGCTCAGGGAGGCATTTTATGTATTTAG
- a CDS encoding cyclodeaminase/cyclohydrolase family protein has product MYLDVFNKVVDSDDFTVGGGSASALAGAMAAGMASMVAKLSMAKPVNLTVEEYTAMSEELDKLAQTLLKGSEQDTEAYCMIKDAFALPKSTDEEKEVRKQAVRDAAYQAALVPKNNGYNNKRVYDLVCRLEGSSNPACLSDLMSAKYLSESGVKGCVLNIQANLSMIKDEARTKEMEDAMADLGKGMM; this is encoded by the coding sequence ATGTATTTAGATGTATTTAACAAGGTTGTTGATTCAGATGACTTTACCGTAGGAGGCGGTTCCGCTTCCGCTCTGGCCGGAGCTATGGCTGCCGGTATGGCATCCATGGTTGCAAAACTTTCCATGGCAAAACCGGTTAATCTCACCGTAGAAGAATACACGGCTATGTCCGAGGAACTGGATAAACTCGCCCAGACTCTTTTAAAAGGATCCGAGCAGGACACGGAAGCTTACTGCATGATTAAAGACGCTTTCGCTCTTCCAAAATCCACAGACGAAGAAAAAGAAGTGAGAAAACAGGCTGTCCGTGACGCCGCTTACCAGGCTGCACTTGTTCCGAAGAACAACGGATATAACAATAAGAGAGTTTACGATCTGGTATGCCGCCTGGAAGGTTCTTCCAACCCTGCCTGCCTCTCCGACCTTATGAGCGCAAAATATCTGTCCGAATCCGGCGTGAAGGGCTGTGTTTTAAATATTCAGGCCAACCTGTCCATGATTAAGGACGAAGCCAGAACAAAGGAAATGGAAGACGCAATGGCAGATCTCGGAAAGGGAATGATGTAA
- the ftcD gene encoding glutamate formimidoyltransferase, with the protein MKVLMAEVNISEGKDLDLVEQVKAALLDGEEVDVMDINSNANHNRTVFTYKGSPEAVLAGTKRLATKAIELIDMTKHIGSHPRIGAVDVVPFIPVKDVSIDEALVVARAFGKYLGDELGVPVYYYEDAATCEERKNLVRIRKGEYEALCERMKDPAWVPDEGPKDFNAKSGATVTGVRFPLVAFNVNLKTADIAIAKQIVKAVRGAAGGYQNVRAIALPLEERGIVQVSMNLTNYEKTPIHRVFETIKSEASQYGILVEDCELVGPVPVYALEEVLKFYLRTHTFSMDQLYF; encoded by the coding sequence ATGAAAGTTTTAATGGCTGAAGTTAATATCAGCGAAGGCAAGGATCTGGATCTGGTCGAGCAGGTTAAAGCCGCTCTTCTGGACGGAGAAGAAGTTGATGTAATGGACATCAACTCCAATGCAAACCACAACCGTACCGTATTTACCTACAAGGGAAGCCCTGAGGCTGTTTTAGCCGGCACAAAACGCCTGGCAACAAAGGCAATCGAGCTGATCGACATGACAAAACACATCGGAAGCCATCCACGTATCGGCGCTGTTGACGTTGTTCCATTTATCCCTGTAAAAGATGTATCGATCGACGAGGCTCTGGTTGTTGCAAGAGCATTCGGAAAATACCTGGGTGACGAACTGGGCGTTCCGGTATATTACTACGAAGACGCAGCTACCTGCGAAGAGAGAAAGAACCTGGTACGCATCCGTAAGGGCGAATATGAGGCTCTCTGTGAGCGTATGAAAGATCCCGCATGGGTTCCGGATGAAGGACCTAAGGACTTCAATGCCAAGAGCGGCGCTACCGTTACCGGCGTACGTTTCCCGCTTGTAGCTTTCAACGTAAACTTAAAAACAGCTGATATCGCTATCGCAAAACAGATTGTAAAAGCGGTCAGAGGCGCTGCCGGCGGATATCAGAACGTACGCGCCATCGCCCTTCCTCTGGAAGAGCGCGGAATCGTTCAGGTTTCCATGAACCTGACAAACTATGAGAAGACACCAATCCACCGCGTATTTGAGACCATCAAATCCGAGGCATCCCAGTACGGCATCCTGGTTGAGGACTGCGAGCTGGTAGGACCGGTTCCTGTTTACGCTCTGGAAGAAGTTCTTAAGTTCTATCTGAGAACACATACCTTCTCAATGGATCAGTTATATTTCTAA
- a CDS encoding DUF6179 domain-containing protein codes for MEYEMAQLLELTKQLTEQYTSKDMSSITYETAGRLMEAVLYCIREDKYREESALPGRQMPAEQGILDAAASYARGYKAVLGKVNRARGIYGMLIGGFEDYGCINYRDTITRGIPGFFVKYDAKYCPQDHILTLDYPVIGGNAIKRGEHTLCGIDLIYEYLKGIWSEKQFMAHFGRQEIINLMHSLYGEYESLYLDNLCEPVLLNAAGCLIAQKPVQTLEVGRDGLCLLENYFENCTTVQIAAKLQPYILALTENTEWFRQTPTLYAHSIENAIKHKNLESLFQI; via the coding sequence ATGGAATATGAGATGGCGCAGCTTCTGGAGCTGACGAAACAACTGACCGAACAGTACACGTCAAAAGATATGAGTTCAATTACGTACGAAACAGCGGGAAGACTGATGGAGGCGGTCCTATACTGCATCAGGGAAGACAAATACCGGGAAGAATCCGCGCTCCCGGGAAGACAGATGCCCGCAGAACAGGGAATATTGGATGCCGCAGCCTCTTATGCAAGAGGCTACAAAGCCGTATTGGGCAAGGTGAACCGTGCAAGGGGAATCTACGGAATGTTGATCGGCGGTTTCGAAGACTACGGCTGCATCAATTACAGAGACACGATAACCAGAGGAATCCCCGGATTCTTCGTAAAATATGACGCCAAATACTGTCCTCAGGATCATATCCTGACCCTGGACTATCCCGTCATAGGAGGCAACGCCATCAAAAGAGGAGAGCACACACTCTGCGGAATCGATTTAATCTACGAATACCTGAAAGGTATATGGTCGGAAAAGCAATTCATGGCCCACTTCGGCAGACAGGAGATCATAAACCTGATGCATTCGCTCTACGGCGAATACGAATCCCTCTATCTGGACAACCTGTGCGAACCGGTCCTCCTGAACGCCGCAGGCTGCCTGATTGCCCAAAAACCGGTCCAGACCCTGGAAGTAGGCCGGGACGGCCTCTGCCTCCTGGAAAACTACTTCGAAAACTGCACCACCGTCCAAATAGCCGCCAAACTACAACCCTACATCCTGGCCCTGACAGAAAACACAGAATGGTTCCGCCAGACCCCCACCCTCTACGCCCACAGCATAGAAAACGCCATAAAACACAAAAATCTGGAATCACTCTTCCAGATTTAA
- a CDS encoding DUF6323 family protein, protein MEERIFEVMQLKNAEEEIAGLLACSEKTGEYGLTLTREEAAELVASRNDSLKKYRRVEFGRGMLDKLVYTFCDSEYINSDNYLETLEELQELFYEFRNESGDQLSDDELLTFMKEQFEGVCYGDLEYLGGTCLERFAASVRAGYTGFRSTQGKGEYEALSSEQRWDNELYMKVLKEQFWE, encoded by the coding sequence ATGGAGGAACGGATTTTTGAGGTAATGCAGCTTAAGAACGCGGAGGAAGAGATTGCCGGACTTCTGGCATGCAGTGAAAAGACAGGGGAGTACGGCCTGACTCTGACCAGAGAGGAGGCGGCGGAGCTGGTGGCAAGCCGCAATGACAGTCTGAAGAAATACCGCCGTGTGGAGTTTGGCAGGGGAATGCTGGATAAGCTGGTATATACATTCTGCGATTCCGAGTATATAAACAGCGACAATTACCTGGAAACTTTGGAGGAGCTGCAGGAACTGTTCTACGAATTCAGGAACGAATCGGGCGACCAACTCAGTGACGACGAACTTCTGACATTCATGAAAGAGCAGTTTGAGGGCGTCTGTTACGGCGATCTGGAATATCTGGGCGGAACCTGCCTGGAACGTTTCGCCGCGTCGGTGAGAGCCGGATATACCGGATTTCGGAGCACACAGGGGAAAGGAGAGTATGAGGCTCTTTCTTCAGAACAGAGATGGGACAACGAACTGTATATGAAAGTTTTAAAAGAACAGTTCTGGGAGTAA